The window TGACTCACCTTGTATCCAGATATATTTAGGATCTCAGCAGTTTCAGAGAGCGTGAATCCCTCTTCGAGAAGCTCAGCTACAAGTCCTTGTCGCCTTTCATTAACAACACTCATCCGCGCATAGAATTCATCACGGCGCCCCCAGCCGCGCTGTTCAGCCCATATGCTTGGTACAAAGTAGGGCTCTTCTCGGCGAGGTCCCGCCAGATGCTGGTATCCAAGTAAGGATGCAACGAACTTGAGGAGCAATATCAACACCACCCTCTCATCTACCGTTAGCTTAAGTTGTTTGAGCGTTGACTCAATATAGCTAAGCTGGACTTCTAGGTAGTCGATGAACTGCTGACTAGCATTCAGAGCAAGAACATCCTTACGGAATTTTCTCAGTAGCTTTCGACACTCTTTTCGGAAGAGAATTGGATCATTGAATTCAGATGCAGTGCCGTAGTACTTCTTCTCGCCAAAGACTTGGCGAAACAGGTTCTCTGCTAGCATCGGTAGCGAACTGGCCGCTAAAGGAATCGGCTCTTCTTTCATGTATGTATTCAATTATAGCCTATAGCCCCAAAACCTTGACAATGCATGTAAGAACTGCGAAGACGAAAATAGACCCTTGCAAAGGGCCTACATACTGAATACTATCTGTCCCACAGCTTCTGAAAGATGCCAGAAGTCGGGTTTCTATTGGTGTCTTACTGGTGGAGCTAGGGAGACTCGAACTCCCGACCTCTTGCATGCCATGCAAGCGCTCTAGCCAACTGAGCTATAGCCCCAAGATAATCACGCACCCCTATCATAACATCAATGTTCTAACGTACTGTTTTGGCTAGAGCGCTTGGGCTTTAAGGCACGACTAGCATCGTGACAGCCAACTTGAGCTATAGCCCCAAGATAATCACGCACCCCTATCATAACATCAATGTTCTAACGTACTGTTTTGGCTAGAGCGCTTGGGCTTTAAGGCACGACTAGCATCGTGACAGCCAACTTGAGCTATAGCCCCAAAGATTAAATGATTATGATCCTCCCCAAATAAGGAGCCTGAGGCACCTCCATAGAACTGCTCTATTTTGTCAAACTTAACTATAAATATCAACTAATAAGTGCCCCGCCCCTCTAAAGAGAGATGAGGCACAAGTTACTACGAGACAGCCGAAAGATGTCCGTGCGTAACGGGCCGCTTCTTGCCCGGTGGTTGACGCTTGCGTGGTTTGCGCCTATCCGCGTGCTTCTGCTTCGAGACTGGCGCCTCATCGACGGCAGTTGGCAAGCGCAAATTGTCCTTCAATCGGTAACCCATCCAGCAATCCTTATTACAGAATGCTGGTGGCTTGGTGAGCGGGCTGTTCTCATAGTCGTACAGAGTTCGACCAACCGCACCGCACTCTGCGCAAGCTGTGGCGTCGGGGCGAATCTCTCGCACCGTCCGATAGGTCTTGGTGACACGGACGGCCAGGAAACCTTTTATAGGTGCCAATGGTGCTCTTTCCTATGGGGTACAAAAACTATCGCATAATATATCTTTACTCACAATAAGTCAATTGCTAAAACTATTAATAAGCACTTTCCCAATTACTATACAATTCCTATACTTGATGAACTATTGCCTGCTCGCTGACAATACAACATGCTTATTGGTCCGAGCCACCACCTGATAGTTTTTAAAGGCAGACTGCAGGCTTCGTTGCACCCAAGGCTTAAGACGAGCCTCAACGACAATCATCAAAGTGCCTCCCCGCTCAAGACGTCCATGACTCTCAGAGATCATATTTTCCACCACTTCCCGGCCACGGTGCGTCGGTGGGTTACTGACAATTAAATTGGTCTCTTTTGTATCCACATCATCAAAACCATGGCTGGCTACTATCATTAAGTTTTTTAACTTATTCAATGCAATATTCTTTTGTGCCACCCTAACTGCGCCAATATCACTATCGAGGCCAATTACAGTTGCTTCGGGCCTATTGGCTGCCAACCACAGTGCCATGGCGCCCCAGCCACAGCCCCAGTCGAGCGCGTTAGTATATTCAATATCTGAAAGTTGCTCCAAAAGCAACCGTGTGCCACGATCTAAACCTTTAGGACTAAACAAATCTGGGCTAGCATGACAGGTTATTTTGATATTATTTACTTCAAAATCTACCACGTCAGCTCACTATCTCCAACTACAATTGTAGTTTTACCTTCTGGTGCACCAAGCTGTTTTAGTCGACGAAATACGCCAGCTCGACTCATGGCTCGGCGCAGACGCTCCACCGCTTGATCTTGGCTGAAATTCGTTCGCCCAATCCAACGATCAGCCACCACACCTTTTAATACAAATCGATCATCGGCTTCGGGTTCCAAATACCAATCTACCACCGACTCAACTGGCACATCGATAATCTGCTCTTCAATAACCTCCTCTTCGGGCTGAGCGGCATTAATGCAATGCGTAACGGCATTAAGCAAATCATCAACCCCTCGATGTTCTTGAGCAGAAATAACGACGACATTTTTCTGCGCCACACCAGCTACTTGTGCCAACTGTCTGCGCTTCACCTTAAGCTCATCTTCAGTCAAATAACTTGCCTTTGATAGAGCCACTACAACCGGTTTTTTAGCCAGCTTATCCGAATAGCCTGCTAGCTCCTTGCGGATCGTTGTGTAACTTTTAGCGATATTCACATCTGTAGCATCCACTAAATGCACCAAAGCTCGAGTTCGCTCAACATGGCGCAAGAATGCATCACCCAGACCCTTCCCTTCTGAAGCCCCTTCAATCAATCCTGGAATATCAGCGAAAACCAGTTCACGGTCGTGAAATCGCACCACACCGAGATTGGGCGTCAACGTAGTAAATGCGTAATCGGCAATTTTGGGGCGGGCTGAACTAACAACTGATAATAGTGTTGATTTTCCAGCATTGGGTAGCCCCACCAAACCAACATCCGCAATAAGTTTTAGCTCAAACACCAACTCAGCAGTACCTCCCGGCAAACCTAACTCAGCAAATTTTGGCGCCTGGTAGGTAGAGCTTACAAAATGCGTATTACCTCGACCACCATTGCCACCCCGCGCAACAATGGCCGTCTGGCCGTCTTCGGTAAGATCAGCAACCACATCATCACCATGACGAATAATCGTACCTGGAGGCACAATAAGGGTAAAATCTTGTCCATTTTTACCTGAACGTTTATTTGGCCCACCAGCTACACCAGCCTCAGCTTTCCAGAGTTTTTTAACTCGGTAATCGGACAGTGTTGAGCTATTGTGGCTAGCTTGCACTACCACATCACCACCGCGCCCACCATCACCACCATCTGGGCCACCCTTAGGATTATGACGCGTACGATGAAACGAAGCCCGGCCATCACCACCGCGCCCCGCTTGAACATTAACCTGTGCATAATCGAGAAACATAATAATATATTACTAACTTAAAACTTTGACAGTATAACAGATTTATGGTTATATTGCAC is drawn from bacterium and contains these coding sequences:
- a CDS encoding methyltransferase; this encodes MVDFEVNNIKITCHASPDLFSPKGLDRGTRLLLEQLSDIEYTNALDWGCGWGAMALWLAANRPEATVIGLDSDIGAVRVAQKNIALNKLKNLMIVASHGFDDVDTKETNLIVSNPPTHRGREVVENMISESHGRLERGGTLMIVVEARLKPWVQRSLQSAFKNYQVVARTNKHVVLSASRQ
- the obgE gene encoding GTPase ObgE, which gives rise to MMFLDYAQVNVQAGRGGDGRASFHRTRHNPKGGPDGGDGGRGGDVVVQASHNSSTLSDYRVKKLWKAEAGVAGGPNKRSGKNGQDFTLIVPPGTIIRHGDDVVADLTEDGQTAIVARGGNGGRGNTHFVSSTYQAPKFAELGLPGGTAELVFELKLIADVGLVGLPNAGKSTLLSVVSSARPKIADYAFTTLTPNLGVVRFHDRELVFADIPGLIEGASEGKGLGDAFLRHVERTRALVHLVDATDVNIAKSYTTIRKELAGYSDKLAKKPVVVALSKASYLTEDELKVKRRQLAQVAGVAQKNVVVISAQEHRGVDDLLNAVTHCINAAQPEEEVIEEQIIDVPVESVVDWYLEPEADDRFVLKGVVADRWIGRTNFSQDQAVERLRRAMSRAGVFRRLKQLGAPEGKTTIVVGDSELTW